The following coding sequences are from one Capsicum annuum cultivar UCD-10X-F1 chromosome 3, UCD10Xv1.1, whole genome shotgun sequence window:
- the LOC107855936 gene encoding uncharacterized protein LOC107855936, with protein MPGLIVEPEKKLLEDHLYDDVDDSDDSDDSDDDKEEQSLREELAELRKELAAIKMMVADNLKKILMVESLTNKVLEMLAQYSPGPTLASITVDTVAPKPDSISSSPAPAPAPAAIPPVAVGNAHMLDATA; from the exons ATGCCCGGTCTCATCGTCGAACCCGAGAAGAAGCTTCTGGAAGACCACCTCTACGATGACGTCGATGATTCCGACGATTCCGATGATTCTGACGATGACAAGGAAG AACAGAGCTTAAGGGAGGAATTGGCTGAACTTAGAAAGGAATTGGCTGCTATTAAAATGATGGTGGCAGATAACTTAAAGAAGATCTTAATGGTAGAATCTCTCACCAACAAGGTCTTAGAAATGTTAGCTCAGTATTCACCTGGTCCAACTCTCGCATCCATCACGGTGGACACTGTAGCACCTAAGCCTGATTCCATCTCCTCTTCACCTGCACCTGCACCTGCACCTGCTGCCATCCCGCCTGTTGCGGTGGGAAACGCGCATATGCTAGATGCAACTGCCTAG